Sequence from the Pedobacter sp. D749 genome:
AATACTTTGGTAATGTAATCGAATACACGTACAACCGAATAAGTCTGTAAACCGATGTTATCGCCATTAAATAAGGTTTTGGCAGAAAAAGCCATTACTTTACCATATTCGTTAACCATCGGCACCAAACCTACTCTTTCCAAATGAGAGATTTCACTTTTCTTTAAATCAAATTTTACGCCATCTACTTCATTTATGGCACCATGTTTTTTACCTGCAGTAACCTGCGACATTAAGGTATAGTACATTTTACCTGCAAGTGCAGCTGATCCAGGTACAGTTAAATCATCCTCCTCACCCACTTCTGCAACCTTACCGCGGCCAACAAGCCAGTTACAGGTCATAATAACGTTCGACCTAAAGGCATCAGCTCCCGTAAAGTTAGCTGCTGTAAATAAATCAAGTACATCATCAGGCTGATCAAGATCTGCAAAATCGGTTACCAACATGGCTTTGTTGTTATGCGCAATTTTACCCCATCTTTCTACCACTTTATTAGAGCCCATGTAACCCGGCACCACCATTAACGAATAGTTATTACGAAGATCCAAACGGTCGTAATTCTGTTTTAACTCATCATCTACATAATCTATAAAACGAGGATTATCAAGATCTTTGATCTGATCCATCGATGCATTTAAAAGCACTACGTTTTTAAGTTTGTCAGATTCGGTATTTTTATAGAACAAATGCACAGAACGGTAAGCCTGCTCCAGTTCTCTGGTGCTTTCCAGCGCTGTACCAATATTTTTATTTAAGTTTTCTTCTGCAGCGTTCAGTTTTTCTGTACTTTTTTCAACCATATCAGCCACAGAGGTAGAAGACTCAAGCACATCTATCCAAAGCTGGATTTTCTTTTTCAGTTCTTCGCGCTCTTTCTTCTTTTCATCGCCGGTTAAAAAAATCTGCTTCCGTGCTTTTCTTTCAGGATTTAAATTCTGAAGGCCATCAACTGTCGCTTCTAACAAATCGAAACCACCAACCCTGGCCAGTTTTTCTAAGTTATCCTTAAGTGATGTTTTTTCTATCGTTTTGCTCTCTGCCGGTTTAAAACCTGCTTGGGACGTACTCTCGTCTGCTTTTAATTCTTGAGGATTTGACATGTTTTTTCAGCGTTTAGATTATTTATTCTGCTCCAATTCATCAACAAAGTTCTTTAAAGCGTTGATGAAAGCAGATTTAGTTTCTTCATCATCAAGTGTAGCCTTTAAGGTTTTGTTCGATTTTAATTGTTTGATTACATTAAGCGACATTTCTCTCTCAATATTCACATTGGTGAGGTAGTTACTTTGGTTGATGATGTTTTTCACACCAAAATCTCCCAGATCGTTAAAGTTTATGGTTTCGCCAACAGTTGATCCATCCTGCTTTTCAAAAGCAACCTTTACATTTGGTTTATAATGTTGGAATACATCCTTTACCGTTTTTAATCCTTCAACTTTTTCAGGTTTTATCGGATCGTTATCGGTAAGTTTTTGTACAAAAAGTGTTTTGTTGTGGGCAATTTCTGCGAAAGCTTCTGAGGTGTCAATTTTCCGCTCGTTTCCACCAATTTCATAATTAAACATAGTATGTAGATTTAGGTTTACGATTAATTTGTTTTAATAATATAATAGTTAACGTTTTAACTCAATTTTTGTTCTAATGTAACGACTTCTGGCTGAATAATATCCCATTGGAGTTTATCTTCTTCGGGATGCTTGCTTACTACAATCTTCGATCCTTTTTTCAGCTCGCCCGAAATGATGTATTTGGAAATGGGGCGACGTAAAAGATTCCTGATAACAGCAGATAACTGCCTTGCACCATATTTTGGTGTAAAACCATCTAAAGCGATCATTTTCTTGGCATCATCTGCTATTTCAAATTCGATACCCAATTTGTTCAGCGATTGCACTAAACTGCTCAGCTGAATTTCAAAAATGCGTACCACATTGCTTTCGTTAATCGGTGCAAATGGAACAATTTCAGAAATCCGGGCTAAAAACTCAGGGCGGAAATGTCCGGCCATTACCTCCATCAATTGGTTCGAAGCAGGAATAACACCTTTACCAATCTGTTCGGCAATCCATTCGCTACCAATGTTCGAGGTGAAAAGTATTAAGGAATTGCTAAAATCACCTTCCTTACCCAAGCGGTCGTGCATGTGGCCTTCATCTAAAATCTGCAGAAAGGTGTCGAAAACCGAAGGGTGTGCTTTTTCAATTTCATCAAACAATAGTACAGAGTATGGCTGCTGCCTGATTTTATTTACCAATAAGCCACCTTCTTCATAACCTACATATCCCGGAGGAGCCCCGTAAAGCAGGGCGGCACTATGCTCTTCTTTAAATTCGGACATATCAAACCTGATCATTGCCTTTTCATCGTTAAACAGGAATTCGGCAATTGATTTAGCCAATTCGGTTTTTCCCGTTCCGGTTGGCCCTAATAAAAAGAACGATCCGATGGGCTGTCCTTTTTTATTTAGTCCGCTACGCGATTCTAATATGGCGTCAGAAACAGCTTTTAAAGCCTGGTCCTGTCCTACCACACGCTTTTTAAGGTATTGCTCCATATTGAGCAGTTTTTCTTTTTCACCGGCTTGCAATTTACCCATTGGGATGCCCGTTTTATAGGCCACTATAGAAGCAATATCCTGTTTGGATATACGGTCGCTTTTTTCTGCCGCATATTTTTTTAATTCCTGAAGGCTGCTATTGATATAACCTTGGTATTCATCTGCAGTTTCGAAGGCATCGGTCTGTGTCTCATCAGTTAAACGACCCAATAAAACCGGGCTTAACTTATTCTGAAGTAATGAAAAAAGCCATTTATAATCTGCAAATCGATCAGCTTCTGATTGGTCCACGCTTGCATTCAGCGTTTCCAGCTCTGTTTCCAAACTATCAATTACCTGATCAGAGGTATCATTCATCATTTTCATCGCCGCCATAGTCCTGTCTAACAGATCAAAAGCTGAGTCAGGGAGCCTTCTATCTTTCATGTAACGTTTGGCGAGGCGTACACATTCGCCCAAAGCATCGGGTTCAATGCTTAAAGTATGGTGTTCTTCGTATTTTACAGCCAGTTTCTGCAACATTTTAATGGTGCTCTCTTCATTTGGCTCATTTACCTGAAGCACTTCAAAACGCCTGCTAAAAGCCTGTTCTGGCTCAATAATCTTACGGTATTCATCAATAGTTGTGGCGCCGATTACCGTTATTTCGCCACGGGCGAGTTCTGGTTTCAATAAATTGCCAATGCCAGCACCTAATGGGCCTTTGCTATCTAACAAAGTATGGATTTCATCAATAAAGAGTACTGCTTTTTCAAACTGTTTTATTTCTTTGATGATGTTTTTTAAACGGTCTTCGATTTCTCCTTTGTAAGATGCACCCGCGATTAACGAACCTAAATCCAATTCGAAAAGCTGAACTGGCTTTAAACTTTCAGGAACGTTCTGATTCACAATATCAATAGCAAAGCCATCTACCAAAGCTGTTTTACCCACGCCGGCATCGCCTGTAAGAATTACATTTGGCTTAGTTCTGCGGCAAAGAATTTCCATCATTTGCCTTGTTTCTTTATCTCGGCCAATTATGGGGTCAGTTTTACCATCCCGAACCAGTTGTAAGCGATCTATGCAGTATTTATACAGCGCATTACCTGTACTTTTATTTTCAGCACCAGCGGTTGTTTTATCTGGTGAAACTACCCTCGAAATTTCTTCATCATTTACATAGAGATCCAAAATTTCACGTTCCTTGATCGGAAAAGATTTTAGCTGATCGGGCTGAAAACCGATACCCGGTTTTGCAAGTGCGGTTAGCACACAAACCGGTGTAATTAAATCAAGTCCAAGCTTAATTCGTACATTATCCGATTCTTCGAAAATTACTGCAATTTCTGGCGCACCGTTAACGGTATCGCTAAGACCTGCTGATTTCGGCTGCTCATCAATCCGAACTTCAGCCCACTCGCTAATGTATTCCTCATCCTTCCCAATGGAAGTAATAAATGATCTTAATCCAACATCTTTATGCATTAATCCTTTGAGCAAATGAGCTGCAGAAAACACTTCGTTCCTGTATTCTTTTGCCAGCGACTGTGCAATGTGCAACGCTGTTTTTACCGATTCGCTTAAGTTTGTAACTGCCATAGCCTTTAGTTGGTTGTAGGCAATACTGCCGGGTTAAAATTATCTTCAGTAATGTAATAGTATATTTTGCCGTTTGAAATAAACTGTTGTTCAATCTGCGTAGCTCTTTTAATCTGCTGAACTGACTGGTTTAATAATTTAATGTAAGTTTCAAACTCTTCCAGCGGCATTTTAGAGGTGTTCTTTAAATCACTTACCATGTATTTGGATAAAAACTCATTGTTTAAAGGCAAACCTGTAACCAGCTTAATGTAGTTACTTAAAGTCATGGCCTTGATATCACTGGATGATATTTTCATACCCAAAAACTGTTTAGGCATTCTTACATAGTTTTTAACCAGTTTCCTTCTAAAAGAAGACTGATCGGCCTGAAGGTTTTGCCCCAGCATAATCGAAAATACATCTACAATCTGCTTGTACTCCATATTATTTAATACAATAGCATATTGTAAATTGGAGCGGTTATTTTTTACTACATCAGCAGATAAGTTAGCAGTAGTGTAATATTTAAAAGCATTATGCGGCATGCGGTCTGCTACTTCTGCACCAACAGGTTCTGGCAATAACCCTTCTACCTCAGTAGATAGGTTTTTACGCGATATACCTGTTAAGCGGAAGGCGCTATCCAACGAGCTGATCTGGTTATAGATATCTGAATTGGTTTCTTTTACAAAACGGCGCAGGGCGATCGTCATACTCTGGTTTGAATTTACTGATCCTTTG
This genomic interval carries:
- a CDS encoding DUF5458 family protein → MSNPQELKADESTSQAGFKPAESKTIEKTSLKDNLEKLARVGGFDLLEATVDGLQNLNPERKARKQIFLTGDEKKKEREELKKKIQLWIDVLESSTSVADMVEKSTEKLNAAEENLNKNIGTALESTRELEQAYRSVHLFYKNTESDKLKNVVLLNASMDQIKDLDNPRFIDYVDDELKQNYDRLDLRNNYSLMVVPGYMGSNKVVERWGKIAHNNKAMLVTDFADLDQPDDVLDLFTAANFTGADAFRSNVIMTCNWLVGRGKVAEVGEEDDLTVPGSAALAGKMYYTLMSQVTAGKKHGAINEVDGVKFDLKKSEISHLERVGLVPMVNEYGKVMAFSAKTLFNGDNIGLQTYSVVRVFDYITKVLFDFLNRRAFENWTSKTEQDLRGQIVKFLDGIQGADRLIERFKIMRFERDEQQKDRIHLDIHITPYFPAKSFVVKLDGHKGEDESTTWSSEYNQQ
- a CDS encoding ATP-dependent Clp protease ATP-binding subunit; this translates as MAVTNLSESVKTALHIAQSLAKEYRNEVFSAAHLLKGLMHKDVGLRSFITSIGKDEEYISEWAEVRIDEQPKSAGLSDTVNGAPEIAVIFEESDNVRIKLGLDLITPVCVLTALAKPGIGFQPDQLKSFPIKEREILDLYVNDEEISRVVSPDKTTAGAENKSTGNALYKYCIDRLQLVRDGKTDPIIGRDKETRQMMEILCRRTKPNVILTGDAGVGKTALVDGFAIDIVNQNVPESLKPVQLFELDLGSLIAGASYKGEIEDRLKNIIKEIKQFEKAVLFIDEIHTLLDSKGPLGAGIGNLLKPELARGEITVIGATTIDEYRKIIEPEQAFSRRFEVLQVNEPNEESTIKMLQKLAVKYEEHHTLSIEPDALGECVRLAKRYMKDRRLPDSAFDLLDRTMAAMKMMNDTSDQVIDSLETELETLNASVDQSEADRFADYKWLFSLLQNKLSPVLLGRLTDETQTDAFETADEYQGYINSSLQELKKYAAEKSDRISKQDIASIVAYKTGIPMGKLQAGEKEKLLNMEQYLKKRVVGQDQALKAVSDAILESRSGLNKKGQPIGSFFLLGPTGTGKTELAKSIAEFLFNDEKAMIRFDMSEFKEEHSAALLYGAPPGYVGYEEGGLLVNKIRQQPYSVLLFDEIEKAHPSVFDTFLQILDEGHMHDRLGKEGDFSNSLILFTSNIGSEWIAEQIGKGVIPASNQLMEVMAGHFRPEFLARISEIVPFAPINESNVVRIFEIQLSSLVQSLNKLGIEFEIADDAKKMIALDGFTPKYGARQLSAVIRNLLRRPISKYIISGELKKGSKIVVSKHPEEDKLQWDIIQPEVVTLEQKLS